Proteins encoded by one window of Paenibacillus urinalis:
- a CDS encoding NAD(P)-dependent oxidoreductase, producing the protein MAISSEQTAVGFIGTGVMGKSMAGHIQKAGYKLHVYTRTAEKAAELVEQGAVWHETPASLAEACQVIITMVGYPKDVEEIYLGENGLIANSAQGTYLIDMTTSSPQLAERVYQEAAAKGLHALDAPVSGGDIGARDAKLSIMIGGDAADVEEVTPLFKLMGTNIVHQGAAGAGQHTKMCNQIAIASNMIGVAEALAYAKTSGLDPETVLKSIATGAAGSWSLSNLGPRMIGGNFEPGFYVKHFIKDMRIALESAKEMGLDTPGLALSESIYEQLSKLGYDDKGTQVIYKHFIEE; encoded by the coding sequence ATGGCAATTTCATCAGAACAAACCGCTGTAGGATTCATTGGTACAGGTGTAATGGGCAAGAGCATGGCAGGGCATATACAGAAAGCAGGATACAAGCTTCATGTATACACAAGAACTGCAGAGAAGGCAGCCGAGCTCGTAGAGCAAGGGGCCGTCTGGCATGAAACTCCTGCTAGTCTGGCTGAGGCCTGTCAGGTCATCATAACCATGGTCGGCTATCCGAAAGATGTGGAGGAGATTTACCTCGGTGAGAATGGACTTATCGCAAACAGCGCTCAAGGAACTTATCTGATTGATATGACGACGTCCAGTCCTCAATTGGCAGAACGCGTCTATCAAGAAGCCGCTGCAAAAGGACTTCATGCCCTGGATGCTCCCGTATCAGGTGGTGATATCGGCGCGCGAGATGCGAAGCTGTCCATTATGATCGGCGGAGACGCTGCGGATGTTGAGGAGGTAACTCCTCTGTTTAAGCTCATGGGAACCAACATCGTTCACCAAGGCGCAGCCGGTGCGGGACAGCATACCAAAATGTGCAACCAGATCGCCATTGCCTCAAACATGATCGGGGTAGCAGAAGCACTGGCTTACGCCAAGACTTCAGGACTTGACCCGGAGACGGTACTGAAAAGCATCGCGACGGGCGCCGCTGGCAGCTGGTCGCTCAGCAACCTCGGCCCTCGCATGATTGGCGGTAATTTCGAGCCTGGATTCTATGTGAAGCATTTTATCAAAGACATGCGTATTGCACTTGAATCGGCGAAGGAAATGGGACTGGATACACCAGGCCTCGCACTCTCTGAATCCATCTATGAGCAGTTGTCCAAGCTGGGTTATGATGATAAAGGAACACAGGTCATCTACAAACATTTTATTGAAGAATAA
- a CDS encoding nitroreductase family protein, with amino-acid sequence MSNKETQRQNVLEVSLQDVSAHRAPDYPVNPLFVERWSSRSFADQPVPQDVLYTVLEAARWAPSSNNLQPWRFYIAQTEEERELFKEFILPGNRIWSDHAPVLILLATDTRRDENGGVNGAHAFDAGAAWGSIALQAHLLGLATRAMGGYDRNKAREILDIPDYIELQAVIALGYRAGLDTLDERFREREIPNERRALSDSILELKRK; translated from the coding sequence ATGAGTAATAAAGAGACACAGCGTCAGAATGTGCTGGAAGTATCTTTGCAGGATGTAAGTGCTCATCGGGCACCGGACTATCCGGTGAATCCATTGTTTGTGGAGCGCTGGTCTTCCCGATCCTTCGCGGATCAACCGGTTCCACAAGATGTGCTGTATACGGTGCTTGAGGCCGCACGCTGGGCGCCGTCCTCCAACAATTTGCAGCCATGGCGTTTTTATATTGCTCAGACAGAAGAAGAGCGCGAGCTGTTCAAGGAATTCATACTTCCTGGTAACCGGATATGGTCAGATCATGCGCCTGTTCTGATTCTGCTTGCTACAGATACACGCAGAGACGAGAACGGTGGAGTTAATGGAGCACATGCTTTTGATGCAGGTGCTGCCTGGGGCTCCATCGCACTGCAGGCACATCTGCTGGGGCTGGCTACTCGGGCCATGGGAGGCTATGACCGAAACAAAGCGCGTGAAATTCTAGACATTCCGGATTACATTGAGCTGCAAGCGGTTATCGCTCTGGGTTATCGTGCAGGGCTGGACACGTTGGATGAGCGATTCCGTGAGCGAGAAATACCCAATGAGCGCCGTGCCTTAAGCGACAGCATTTTGGAACTGAAAAGAAAGTAA
- a CDS encoding HAMP domain-containing sensor histidine kinase: MDKPLRSIKVYWTRRYFLALFAGLAILSLLSFWWVKHESMDRRLETTRILAQEIADKIVQGAGSDEVEYHRQDLNALIDKRKNMIEKSAGMCVIITDQEGKPVFSNPPMPEEQLKQRILSPEASGSKKITAPITQSGTEIGEVILLLPIKSFTIITDQTWLVAGAFVFLAVLGWVTIHLLTRKLVSPIRDVAEAAREIRQGNYDVTLSTDVKEQEIYELTTSFKEMSERLKTLEHSRSYMLAGLTHELKTPVTSIKGLLHAVQQGVVEQEEAGEFMEAALKETNRLEHMVADLLDYNAIAAGVIPLRPESISAVPFFREMIYQWSLHQSCDMQTPELTWEESVTETTLWGDPLRIQQIMTNLLNNSVESATEDRQFHLSVHVASAGSQDLSIVVKDNGRGIPANEQELIFERFYRGNDKQERVRGLGLGLSFSRLLAANMGGHLRLIETSTAGSTFELQIPLTSGKN; encoded by the coding sequence TTGGATAAACCGCTGAGATCGATAAAAGTATACTGGACAAGGCGCTATTTCCTCGCCCTCTTCGCCGGGCTGGCCATTCTGAGCCTGCTGTCCTTCTGGTGGGTCAAGCATGAATCCATGGATCGTCGGCTTGAGACCACCCGAATCCTTGCCCAAGAGATCGCTGACAAAATCGTTCAAGGAGCCGGCAGCGATGAGGTTGAGTACCACAGGCAGGATTTAAATGCGCTCATCGATAAACGTAAAAATATGATCGAAAAAAGCGCGGGCATGTGTGTCATTATTACGGATCAGGAGGGTAAACCTGTGTTCTCCAACCCTCCGATGCCAGAAGAGCAGTTGAAGCAACGGATTCTATCGCCGGAAGCATCTGGCTCGAAAAAGATTACCGCCCCTATTACGCAATCAGGGACAGAAATTGGCGAGGTTATCCTGCTCCTTCCAATAAAGTCGTTCACGATCATTACGGACCAAACCTGGCTTGTTGCCGGGGCCTTTGTCTTTCTTGCCGTCCTTGGGTGGGTCACAATCCACCTGCTCACAAGAAAATTGGTCAGCCCGATCCGTGATGTCGCCGAGGCAGCACGCGAAATACGCCAGGGTAATTACGATGTAACTCTAAGCACCGACGTGAAGGAACAGGAAATTTATGAGCTGACGACCTCGTTTAAGGAGATGTCCGAGCGTCTGAAGACGTTGGAGCACTCCAGATCATACATGCTTGCAGGACTGACACATGAACTGAAGACGCCTGTCACTTCCATCAAAGGATTGCTTCATGCCGTACAGCAAGGCGTCGTTGAACAAGAGGAAGCTGGCGAATTTATGGAAGCCGCACTCAAGGAAACGAATAGGTTAGAGCATATGGTTGCTGATCTGCTGGATTATAACGCCATTGCAGCCGGAGTCATTCCGCTCAGGCCTGAGTCAATATCAGCGGTTCCCTTCTTCAGAGAAATGATCTATCAATGGTCACTTCATCAGAGCTGTGACATGCAGACGCCTGAGCTGACGTGGGAAGAATCCGTAACAGAGACTACTCTATGGGGAGATCCGCTGCGTATCCAGCAGATCATGACGAACCTGCTCAACAATAGTGTGGAATCTGCAACAGAAGATCGACAGTTTCATTTAAGCGTCCATGTAGCTTCAGCGGGGAGTCAGGACTTGTCCATCGTCGTTAAGGATAATGGCAGGGGAATACCGGCAAACGAGCAGGAGCTCATCTTCGAACGCTTCTATCGCGGGAATGACAAACAGGAACGGGTTCGTGGATTGGGGCTGGGTCTCAGCTTCAGCAGGTTGCTAGCCGCGAACATGGGCGGTCATCTGCGGCTCATTGAAACTTCTACTGCAGGAAGTACGTTCGAGCTTCAAATTCCTTTGACCTCTGGAAAGAACTGA
- a CDS encoding response regulator transcription factor, translating into MKKIMIVEDERAISKVLSAYLKKAGFEVNAVYDGEEAVRQLTIQVPALVILDIMLPRKNGWEVLQHIRKTSSVPVIMLTAKDGIDDKLIGLNNGADDYMSKPFIPEEVVARVNAVLRRPLGWTDNEEHRRSYGCLSLDFRSQRVMLNGADVPLTPRDTSVLFFLAEHPNQTFTREQLIENIWGLDYEGSDRAVDLSIKRIRHSLSHWPKEEGDIKTLRGTGYQFWINR; encoded by the coding sequence TTGAAAAAAATAATGATCGTGGAAGATGAACGGGCTATTTCAAAAGTACTCAGCGCTTATCTGAAAAAAGCCGGATTTGAAGTGAACGCTGTATATGATGGAGAAGAAGCCGTAAGGCAGCTAACCATTCAGGTACCGGCGCTTGTCATATTGGATATTATGCTCCCTCGCAAAAACGGCTGGGAAGTGCTGCAGCACATCCGAAAAACGAGCAGCGTTCCTGTCATCATGCTTACCGCCAAGGACGGTATAGATGATAAGCTCATCGGATTGAACAATGGGGCCGACGACTATATGTCCAAGCCTTTCATCCCCGAGGAGGTCGTTGCCCGTGTGAATGCCGTACTGCGCAGACCGCTCGGCTGGACAGACAATGAGGAGCATAGACGCAGCTATGGCTGTCTCTCTCTCGATTTTCGCTCACAGAGAGTCATGTTAAACGGAGCCGACGTCCCGCTTACTCCGCGGGATACTTCTGTACTCTTCTTTCTCGCAGAGCATCCGAATCAAACCTTTACACGGGAGCAGCTGATCGAGAACATCTGGGGACTGGATTACGAAGGCAGTGATCGGGCTGTGGATCTATCGATTAAACGGATCCGGCATTCCCTCTCCCACTGGCCTAAAGAAGAAGGAGATATCAAAACATTACGAGGAACGGGGTATCAATTTTGGATAAACCGCTGA
- a CDS encoding YceI family protein — protein sequence MNKKKRNWIIAGAAAALIVGGTAAYGGINNFLGNNVEIESVMSGNTEPSGEAQTVSSEELTGAWALQDESKVYWSITTSQETVNFVNDAVTGAWSIDFTAPESMSAEGIMDMSALDSGNAQRDDHLQESDFFDVAAYPEATFTADTFTGLPEEWTEGEVVPVTIEGTMTVRGMEKDVTFFSEVSYQEGNLLLSGQTEVTFDDFGMENPHNVVVETENDVNVRLELVLSQS from the coding sequence ATGAATAAGAAAAAGAGAAATTGGATTATTGCAGGAGCAGCCGCGGCCCTTATTGTTGGCGGCACAGCCGCTTATGGAGGAATCAACAATTTTCTTGGCAACAATGTAGAGATTGAATCGGTTATGTCTGGCAATACAGAGCCTTCGGGTGAAGCACAGACCGTAAGCAGTGAAGAGTTGACTGGAGCCTGGGCGCTGCAGGATGAATCCAAAGTGTACTGGTCTATTACGACTTCTCAAGAAACCGTAAACTTTGTGAATGATGCGGTGACGGGAGCATGGAGTATTGATTTTACAGCACCGGAGTCGATGTCGGCTGAAGGCATCATGGATATGTCGGCCCTCGATTCAGGTAATGCTCAGCGTGATGATCATTTACAGGAGAGCGACTTTTTTGATGTAGCAGCATACCCTGAGGCTACTTTTACTGCAGACACCTTTACAGGACTTCCTGAGGAGTGGACAGAAGGTGAGGTTGTGCCAGTAACGATTGAAGGCACCATGACGGTAAGAGGGATGGAAAAGGATGTGACCTTCTTCTCTGAAGTCAGCTATCAGGAAGGAAACCTCCTATTGTCCGGACAAACGGAAGTGACATTCGATGATTTTGGGATGGAGAACCCGCATAACGTCGTTGTGGAGACAGAAAATGATGTGAATGTGCGTCTGGAGCTCGTATTGAGTCAGTCTTAA
- a CDS encoding TetR/AcrR family transcriptional regulator, producing MAGNRQEIRSEETKRVILAMAAELFSKRGFDTVSMREIARAAGCSHTTIYIYFKDKQALLHELSVPPLERLKSNMLLALEDTNMSSKERLIEVSWRFIEFCLRHRNMHTIFFGTNTERVDIEPELPLNKLRNELFNLFKRGLGDIYELEEESDTLLSYSRIYFYMLHGIVGTYHQSSETAEELSARLLPTFKESFEIILLGFTEKLKSRR from the coding sequence GTGGCAGGAAACAGACAAGAGATTCGTTCTGAAGAAACCAAGCGGGTCATTTTGGCCATGGCAGCTGAGCTTTTCTCGAAACGTGGCTTTGATACGGTGTCTATGAGAGAGATTGCAAGAGCAGCGGGCTGCTCACATACAACGATTTATATCTACTTCAAAGATAAACAAGCACTGCTTCACGAATTATCCGTACCACCGCTGGAACGTTTAAAGTCGAATATGCTTCTGGCGCTTGAAGATACGAATATGAGTTCTAAAGAGAGGCTTATAGAGGTGAGCTGGCGATTTATTGAATTCTGCTTGCGTCATCGCAACATGCATACGATATTTTTCGGAACCAATACAGAGCGGGTGGATATCGAGCCAGAGCTTCCGCTTAATAAACTGCGCAATGAACTGTTCAATCTGTTTAAGAGAGGTCTTGGAGACATCTATGAGCTTGAAGAAGAAAGTGATACATTGTTGTCCTACTCCCGAATATATTTTTATATGCTGCATGGGATCGTTGGAACCTATCATCAATCAAGCGAGACAGCTGAGGAATTATCAGCGAGACTCTTGCCTACATTTAAAGAATCATTTGAGATCATATTACTGGGTTTTACCGAGAAGCTAAAATCAAGGAGGTAA
- a CDS encoding MBL fold metallo-hydrolase codes for MKIERVSEHIWALKTWMLFPVRVWIVAEEDGVTLVDAGVGSMAKGILKFVEQLGAGQIRQIVLTHGHSDHVGSVTSIREHHQVPVYVHPVEIPYMEGDIAYPRRKKAAASLPKQLATPLSVDQEGRIESVGTLKGYHTPGHSPGHVVYYHEKDGVLLAGDLFTSKKGRLNRPMPMFTADMQEAVRSSRIVKELKPHRVEVCHCKPVFSAADHLDEYMRMMNSSISI; via the coding sequence ATGAAAATAGAGCGAGTCTCCGAGCATATTTGGGCATTGAAGACGTGGATGCTGTTTCCGGTGCGCGTATGGATTGTAGCAGAAGAGGATGGAGTGACTCTCGTGGATGCCGGAGTGGGTTCCATGGCCAAAGGAATACTGAAGTTCGTTGAGCAGCTGGGAGCAGGACAGATTCGGCAGATTGTACTTACTCATGGACATTCCGATCATGTCGGCTCCGTGACTTCAATAAGAGAACATCATCAGGTCCCTGTTTATGTGCATCCTGTTGAGATCCCCTATATGGAAGGAGATATAGCCTACCCTCGTCGAAAAAAAGCTGCCGCCTCACTGCCTAAGCAGCTCGCAACTCCTCTTTCAGTGGATCAGGAGGGCAGGATTGAGAGTGTGGGCACATTAAAAGGTTACCATACACCTGGACATTCTCCAGGACATGTCGTTTATTATCATGAGAAGGATGGCGTTCTGCTCGCAGGTGATCTATTTACATCTAAGAAAGGCAGGTTGAACCGTCCGATGCCGATGTTTACAGCGGATATGCAGGAAGCTGTGCGAAGCAGCCGTATAGTCAAAGAGTTGAAGCCGCACCGAGTGGAGGTATGTCATTGCAAACCTGTCTTTAGCGCGGCAGATCATCTGGATGAGTATATGAGGATGATGAATTCATCTATATCTATATAG
- a CDS encoding LysR family transcriptional regulator, producing the protein MDIKQLRYFIALAEELQVTSAAHRLHMSQPPLSQQLKLMETELGVPLFYRNGRQLELTASGKTLYEHALTITRLMEEATAEVQESGLGVRGKLSIGINTLSDEKLPKVLSTFRTLYPKVTFKIQQNETNTLAKLIKERVLDLAIIRLPIALEDFDYEVLGTEPLYFVTGAHQANADPLNHESVVSIPYERVSQYPLILPSTEGLGLYHLILDQFHSRGLSPVIIGECSDIGMLVELVASGFGSSILPRSSLHRYKGEQILTYQIAGPQETSSSAVIWLKQHYLSKAAQKLIGLYKTL; encoded by the coding sequence ATGGATATTAAGCAGCTACGTTATTTTATTGCCTTGGCCGAAGAATTGCAGGTTACCTCAGCAGCGCATAGACTTCATATGTCACAGCCTCCACTGAGCCAGCAGCTGAAGCTGATGGAAACAGAACTCGGTGTCCCTTTGTTCTATCGAAACGGGAGACAATTAGAGCTTACTGCCTCAGGCAAGACGCTATATGAGCATGCGTTAACCATCACCCGCTTGATGGAAGAAGCCACAGCAGAGGTACAGGAATCGGGTCTTGGGGTCAGAGGAAAATTATCTATTGGCATCAATACACTGTCTGATGAGAAGCTGCCGAAGGTACTGAGTACTTTTCGCACCCTCTATCCGAAAGTTACCTTTAAAATTCAACAGAACGAAACCAATACACTTGCTAAGCTAATCAAAGAAAGGGTACTTGATCTAGCCATTATACGCCTTCCCATCGCACTAGAGGATTTTGACTATGAAGTACTTGGCACGGAGCCTCTATATTTTGTTACGGGAGCTCATCAAGCAAACGCAGATCCGTTAAACCATGAATCCGTGGTTTCCATCCCTTATGAGAGGGTGTCACAGTATCCATTAATCCTGCCAAGTACAGAAGGACTGGGCTTATATCACTTGATCCTGGATCAGTTTCACAGTCGAGGCCTGTCGCCTGTAATCATAGGAGAATGCTCTGATATTGGAATGCTCGTTGAACTCGTCGCTTCAGGGTTCGGCTCTTCGATCCTTCCTAGAAGCTCCTTACATCGATATAAAGGCGAACAGATCCTCACTTATCAAATTGCGGGACCTCAGGAAACGTCTAGTTCGGCTGTCATTTGGCTCAAACAGCACTACCTTAGCAAAGCTGCTCAGAAGCTCATTGGTCTGTACAAAACTTTGTGA
- a CDS encoding ankyrin repeat domain-containing protein, whose protein sequence is MRLLQASLSILVMMMLISGCAMDGNSEKSQQEAQPVSDTQADQSMNSGTSDRAIESEVSFNAGAQQNNNKNHRQEDDQVNSMDFVNAAELGDTDKVLTMLEQGIDINVTDDRGRTAILAATYGNKPDTVEALIQKGADLNLRDQRSDNALLYAGAEGRPEIVKLMVEAGADTTLTNRFGGTALIPAADRGHVQIVEYLLKHSDVDIDHINNLGWTALLEAVILGDGGERHTQIVKLLVEHGADVNLADGQGVTPLAHAKSRDFKDMITILEKAGAK, encoded by the coding sequence GTGAGGTTATTACAGGCTTCCTTATCAATATTAGTTATGATGATGTTGATCTCAGGCTGTGCAATGGATGGCAATTCAGAAAAATCTCAGCAAGAGGCACAACCTGTTTCTGATACACAAGCAGATCAATCTATGAATTCGGGCACATCTGATCGCGCCATTGAATCTGAGGTTTCTTTCAACGCAGGAGCACAGCAAAATAACAATAAGAATCATCGTCAGGAGGATGATCAAGTGAACTCTATGGATTTTGTAAATGCAGCAGAGCTTGGAGATACCGACAAGGTTCTTACCATGCTGGAGCAAGGTATTGATATTAATGTTACGGATGATCGAGGAAGAACGGCGATCCTTGCAGCGACATATGGAAATAAGCCTGATACGGTAGAGGCTCTTATCCAGAAAGGGGCAGACTTGAACCTGCGAGATCAGCGTAGTGACAACGCTCTTCTCTATGCCGGAGCTGAAGGCAGACCAGAGATTGTGAAACTGATGGTTGAAGCAGGTGCAGACACAACACTAACGAACCGGTTCGGAGGCACGGCATTAATACCTGCGGCAGATCGAGGTCATGTCCAGATTGTCGAGTATCTGCTTAAGCATTCGGATGTAGATATTGATCATATCAACAATCTCGGATGGACCGCGCTGTTAGAGGCGGTTATTTTAGGAGATGGCGGAGAACGGCACACTCAAATTGTGAAGCTGCTCGTTGAACATGGGGCGGATGTAAACCTGGCTGATGGACAAGGTGTAACGCCCCTGGCGCATGCGAAGAGCCGAGATTTTAAAGACATGATTACAATCCTGGAGAAGGCTGGTGCTAAGTAA
- a CDS encoding uracil/xanthine transporter, with protein sequence MSTDKKPITKCEMKDKEKHLNKGLNTKLDKIAEKNEVELEKNQTTSAELRSMITISELRQKGSGVELRPSYLLQELKSRFSLNVLLAGVQWLFFLFTNTVMVPLSIGHALGLPPEEIAASMQRSFILTGLLCIVQVIWGHRYALMDGPAGVWWGVVLSICASAPAMGMDLATVGSSLMSGFILSSVMVIILAMCGFIRILQRVFTPIVMGVYLLLLTFQLANTFFKGMIGYDQSGTWNLPLAGLSLVIILVVAVIHLKGRGKWGQFSLLGGIVIGWIAYAVLFGQNSGSAASAASTGGSAGSASLWQWMPWGNFGLEPGIIMVGLLAGLVNMTNTLTSLTAAGELFNRTATPGQYKRAFIFTNVFSVLGGCLGLIPFGTFASSIGFLENTKVLRRAALLAGSLMFIIVGVFPSLSGWLAQLPLTVGNAVLFAAYLQMFGTAIRTFQGAVFNPKTIYRVALPVLVGISIMNIPISAFRDFPPLLTPLLSNGLVIGVVLVIILENMVGWDKYETAKLNKNMG encoded by the coding sequence ATGAGTACCGATAAGAAACCCATAACGAAATGTGAAATGAAAGATAAAGAGAAGCATCTAAACAAAGGTTTGAATACGAAGCTGGATAAGATCGCAGAAAAAAACGAAGTCGAACTTGAGAAGAATCAGACAACGAGTGCGGAGTTAAGGTCAATGATTACAATTTCTGAACTACGCCAGAAAGGATCTGGTGTTGAGCTCAGACCGAGCTATTTACTCCAGGAGCTCAAATCGAGGTTCTCATTGAATGTGCTGCTTGCCGGTGTGCAGTGGCTTTTCTTTTTGTTTACCAATACCGTGATGGTGCCGCTATCGATTGGTCATGCGCTAGGGCTCCCACCTGAAGAGATTGCTGCTTCGATGCAGCGTTCTTTTATTTTGACGGGGCTGCTATGTATCGTCCAGGTGATATGGGGACACCGATATGCGCTCATGGATGGACCTGCCGGCGTGTGGTGGGGTGTGGTGCTTAGTATTTGTGCGTCTGCTCCTGCAATGGGAATGGATCTCGCAACAGTAGGGTCGAGTTTGATGAGCGGATTTATTTTGTCCAGTGTGATGGTCATTATTTTGGCGATGTGCGGCTTTATCCGCATCCTGCAGCGAGTGTTTACTCCGATCGTAATGGGCGTGTATCTGTTGCTGCTTACGTTTCAGTTGGCTAATACGTTCTTCAAAGGCATGATCGGCTATGATCAGAGCGGTACATGGAATCTGCCCCTGGCCGGACTATCGCTAGTCATTATTCTGGTGGTCGCTGTTATTCATCTCAAAGGCAGAGGGAAATGGGGACAGTTCTCGCTCCTTGGAGGAATTGTGATTGGCTGGATAGCCTATGCGGTGTTGTTTGGTCAAAATTCAGGATCGGCTGCATCTGCTGCTTCTACAGGGGGCTCAGCTGGTAGTGCTTCACTATGGCAGTGGATGCCCTGGGGTAATTTTGGGTTAGAGCCAGGGATTATAATGGTTGGGCTGCTTGCCGGGCTTGTGAACATGACGAATACGTTAACGAGCCTAACCGCTGCAGGGGAATTATTCAATCGAACAGCAACACCGGGGCAATACAAAAGAGCGTTTATATTCACCAATGTATTCTCGGTGCTCGGAGGATGCCTGGGATTGATTCCTTTTGGCACATTTGCGTCCTCGATCGGATTTCTGGAAAATACAAAGGTTCTCCGGCGTGCGGCCTTACTAGCTGGATCCCTAATGTTTATTATCGTCGGGGTGTTTCCTTCGTTAAGCGGCTGGCTGGCTCAGCTGCCTCTAACGGTTGGAAATGCGGTACTGTTTGCCGCGTATCTCCAAATGTTCGGTACAGCCATTCGAACGTTCCAAGGCGCGGTATTTAATCCGAAGACCATCTATCGGGTGGCGCTGCCTGTACTTGTTGGAATAAGCATCATGAACATACCGATCTCTGCTTTTAGAGACTTTCCTCCACTGCTTACGCCCCTGTTGTCCAATGGACTTGTCATAGGTGTAGTGCTAGTCATTATTTTAGAGAATATGGTGGGCTGGGATAAATACGAAACAGCCAAATTAAATAAAAATATGGGATGA
- a CDS encoding acyl-CoA dehydrogenase family protein, with the protein MFNKPQMDHIEIIGSIAEQHMDSAARADEQNELNYALIGDLLAAGYHTYSVPKEYGGLGVSLSDFLQCQERIAMVDAATALAIGWHHITVFNVGQNQLWDEASFHALCRAVISEGALVNAADSEKATGSPSRGGKPQTSAEKTSDGNGYVLTGRKTFTSLSTALHYYVVSATDSVTGEVGEYLVHKDMPGVSIEPTWNMTGMRGTASHDLVLNQVQLPENALVRRRPAGKKSIRPNAYLLNIPAVYLGIAQGARREALRFAAAYQPNSLAHPIIELPHIQHKIGQLEMELTTARHFLYSVAARWEQLERPLTDSDLAGIAPDLGAAKTFAVQNALSIVDTAMRIVGVHSLASSHPLSRMYRDVRFGLHNPPMDDAVYQMLANRAISEVPLS; encoded by the coding sequence GTGTTTAATAAACCACAGATGGATCATATTGAGATCATCGGAAGCATAGCCGAACAGCATATGGATAGTGCAGCAAGAGCAGATGAGCAGAATGAGCTGAACTACGCACTGATCGGAGACCTGCTGGCAGCAGGCTACCACACCTATTCTGTTCCCAAGGAGTATGGAGGGCTGGGCGTATCTCTCTCCGATTTTCTGCAGTGTCAGGAGCGTATCGCCATGGTGGATGCCGCAACAGCTCTCGCCATTGGATGGCATCATATTACGGTATTCAACGTAGGACAGAACCAGCTATGGGATGAAGCGTCCTTCCATGCTTTATGCAGAGCCGTTATATCGGAAGGCGCCTTGGTTAATGCAGCAGATTCGGAAAAGGCGACGGGAAGCCCTTCACGTGGTGGGAAGCCGCAGACCTCTGCAGAGAAGACTTCGGATGGCAATGGCTATGTGCTGACAGGGCGGAAGACATTTACGTCGCTATCAACGGCACTTCATTATTATGTCGTATCGGCCACAGATTCGGTTACTGGTGAAGTTGGTGAATATCTGGTTCATAAAGATATGCCAGGTGTAAGTATTGAGCCCACCTGGAACATGACAGGCATGCGCGGGACGGCCAGCCATGATCTTGTGCTAAACCAAGTGCAGCTGCCTGAAAATGCGCTGGTTCGAAGACGCCCTGCAGGGAAGAAATCCATTCGTCCCAACGCCTACTTGCTTAACATTCCAGCCGTATATCTTGGGATCGCCCAGGGGGCAAGGAGAGAAGCGCTTCGTTTCGCTGCGGCATATCAGCCGAATAGCCTGGCCCATCCCATTATCGAGCTGCCTCACATTCAGCATAAGATTGGGCAGCTCGAGATGGAGCTGACGACAGCCCGTCATTTTTTGTACAGTGTAGCGGCTAGATGGGAGCAGCTGGAGCGGCCTTTGACAGACAGCGACTTGGCCGGAATCGCTCCCGATCTTGGCGCAGCCAAGACCTTTGCCGTTCAGAATGCACTCTCTATTGTAGATACAGCGATGCGGATTGTCGGAGTTCACAGTCTGGCCAGCTCCCACCCGCTCTCACGTATGTATCGTGATGTAAGATTCGGACTCCATAATCCGCCGATGGACGACGCCGTTTATCAGATGCTGGCCAATCGCGCCATCAGTGAAGTTCCCTTAAGCTAA